From a region of the Panicum virgatum strain AP13 chromosome 2K, P.virgatum_v5, whole genome shotgun sequence genome:
- the LOC120675440 gene encoding uncharacterized protein LOC120675440, with translation METAAAAMLEAGVGRFSRAPALAAALLAEMWAPLAVALAALATLPSLLRRLQVIVLRLRSRGKEAIQSHIGTYYSSGDEEDDEDDDEEEEGSDEADTTSSSGEEEEERDLERIGFYDGAAVDGGFPWGGAVVRTWPGLPRALSGGFCGGSARPPAPLGGGGPAVRLWGAMTASGSSGGEPWLPGADEGGCAAAEAEAPSDQVVVGWRREHAASRRRRGGGGGCRV, from the coding sequence atggagacggcggcggcggcgatgctcgAGGCCGGGGTGGGGCGGTTCTcgcgggcgccggcgctggccgcgGCGCTGCTGGCCGAGATGTGGGCGCCGCTGGCCGTGGCGCTGGCGGCGCTGGCGACGCTGCCCAGCCtgctgcgccggctgcaggtCATCGTGCTGCGCCTGCGGTCGCGCGGCAAGGAGGCCATCCAGTCGCACATCGGCACCTACTACTCctccggcgacgaggaggatgacgaagatgacgacgaggaggaggagggctccGACGAGGCGGACACCACCAGCTCctcgggcgaggaggaggaggagcgggactTGGAGCGGATCGGATTCTacgacggcgcggcggtcgACGGCGGGTTCCCCTGGGGCGGCGCCGTGGTCCGGACCTGGCCGGGCCTGCCGCGCGCCTTGTCCGGCGGCTTCTGCGGAGGGAGCGCGAGGCCGCCGGCtcccctgggcggcggcggccccgcggTGAGGCTGTGGGGCGCCATGACGgccagcggcagcagcggcggcgagccgtGGTTGCCCGGCGCCGACGAAGGCGGCTgcgcggccgcggaggcggaggcgccctCGGACCAGGTGGTGGTCGGGTGGCGGCGCGAGCACGCGGcgtcccggcgccggcggggaggaggaggtgggtgcCGGGTGTGA